Proteins encoded in a region of the bacterium genome:
- a CDS encoding response regulator, with protein sequence MKKILVVDDERYIVELIEEELKDAGYEVISASNGIEAIDRAKQEKPALIILDIMMPTLGEEWSNWINQEGWKVYTTLQEDTTTKDIPVIILTIRGCEADREMAKKHNLTFITKPFSMKELIKEVKKKLGDL encoded by the coding sequence ATGAAAAAAATATTGGTAGTGGATGATGAGAGATATATTGTGGAATTGATAGAGGAGGAATTGAAAGACGCAGGTTATGAAGTTATATCAGCTTCTAATGGGATTGAAGCTATTGACAGGGCAAAACAGGAAAAGCCAGCGTTGATTATACTCGATATTATGATGCCAACCCTTGGTGAAGAATGGAGTAACTGGATAAATCAGGAAGGATGGAAGGTTTATACCACTCTGCAAGAGGATACTACCACTAAAGATATACCAGTTATTATCCTTACCATAAGAGGTTGTGAAGCAGATAGAGAGATGGCAAAGAAACATAATCTAACATTTATTACCAAGCCTTTTAGTATGAAAGAATTAATAAAAGAAGTGAAGAAAAAGTTAGGAGATTTGTAG